A genomic window from Anolis carolinensis isolate JA03-04 unplaced genomic scaffold, rAnoCar3.1.pri scaffold_13, whole genome shotgun sequence includes:
- the smim22 gene encoding small integral membrane protein 22, giving the protein MSESGKEFGQELTDQINDILSRLQSKELFQSTWDIVAFVVFFTFIGVVLLMALLVLIRCFCCCCDCDSPRSYNKVPRGKVGIDNKGMEP; this is encoded by the exons ATGAGCGAATCAGGCAAGGAGTTTGGTCAAGAGCTCACAGACCAGATCAATGACATTCTGAGCCGACTGCAGAGCAAGGAGCTGTTTCAGTCCACCTGGGACATTGTGGCCTTTGTCGTCTTCTTCACTTTCATTG GCGTGGTCCTCCTGATGGCTCTTCTGGTCCTTATCCgctgtttctgctgctgctgtgatTGCGACTCACCTAGATCATACAACAAG GTTCCCAGGGGAAAAGTCGGCATCGATAACAAGGGCATGGAGCCTTAG